A region from the Serinibacter arcticus genome encodes:
- the coxB gene encoding cytochrome c oxidase subunit II, which yields MSTTPSPRSRKLAVAASAVVATAVLAGCSPEAQRGFLPEQAPGATNHTDMIISLWNNSWIAALAVGVLVWGLLLWCVVVYRRRKGDNQLPVQLRYHVPLELMYTFVPIVMVGVLFAYTSRSMGEILDTSAEPDVEIEVVGKRWSWDFNYTDSDVHYSGVQAELTGELGVPDTLPTLYLPQGQNVEISLRSRDVNHAFWIPGFLMKMDMITGRTNSFQLVPEKLGVYEGKCAELCGEYHASMLFNVEVVTPEVYEEKMAELAAQGNTGVLGPEFDVKQHTGNQSAIGNEEGSDH from the coding sequence GTGTCGACAACGCCTTCTCCTCGCTCCCGGAAGCTCGCCGTCGCGGCGTCTGCCGTCGTAGCGACCGCCGTCCTCGCCGGCTGCTCGCCGGAGGCCCAGCGTGGCTTCCTGCCTGAGCAGGCGCCCGGCGCCACGAACCACACGGACATGATCATCTCCCTGTGGAACAACTCGTGGATCGCCGCCCTGGCCGTGGGTGTCCTCGTGTGGGGACTGCTCCTGTGGTGCGTCGTGGTCTACCGCCGGCGCAAGGGTGACAACCAGCTCCCCGTGCAGCTGCGCTACCACGTGCCCCTCGAGCTCATGTACACGTTCGTTCCGATCGTGATGGTGGGTGTCCTCTTCGCCTACACCTCGCGCTCGATGGGCGAGATCCTCGACACGTCGGCCGAGCCCGACGTCGAGATCGAGGTCGTCGGCAAGCGCTGGAGCTGGGACTTCAACTACACCGACTCCGACGTGCACTACTCGGGCGTCCAGGCGGAGCTCACCGGTGAGCTCGGCGTCCCGGACACTCTCCCCACGCTCTACCTGCCGCAGGGTCAGAACGTCGAGATCTCGCTGCGCTCCCGCGACGTGAACCACGCGTTCTGGATCCCCGGCTTCCTGATGAAGATGGACATGATCACCGGGCGGACGAACTCCTTCCAGCTCGTGCCCGAGAAGCTCGGGGTGTACGAGGGCAAGTGCGCCGAGCTGTGCGGCGAGTACCACGCCTCGATGCTCTTCAACGTCGAGGTCGTCACGCCCGAGGTGTACGAGGAGAAGATGGCCGAGCTCGCAGCGCAGGGCAACACCGGAGTGCTCGGGCCCGAGTTCGACGTCAAGCAGCACACGGGCAACCAGAGCGCGATCGGCAACGAGGAAGGCAGCGACCACTGA
- a CDS encoding FKBP-type peptidyl-prolyl cis-trans isomerase encodes MRRRLIAVPSALLVAALVLGACSSDPDDGGTESGSPTSSESETTPTEVESVENVVAGSTAGFTASGEFGEKPTLEFTETDPPEGLQAETVTEGDGEEVAAGDYVVAHYLGQIWGTETVFDNSYDRGAPTGFSLNQVIQGWSTGLVGQKVGSRVLLTIPSFLGYAEGQGDIKPGDTIVFVVDIAGIIPADGTGQADAAPTDAEVPVTITGDLGSAVTGVTLTEGAGEPTEATTTVIATGTGPEIAEGDTAGLQYYVTSWDGAQVQSTWPPEGVGAQTATIGQGTPFDQLVGVPVGSRVLLQVPADAASGSPAVAVVVDVVATVPA; translated from the coding sequence GTGCGCCGCCGTCTGATCGCCGTCCCGTCCGCCCTGCTCGTCGCAGCCCTGGTCCTCGGGGCCTGCAGCTCCGACCCGGACGACGGGGGTACCGAGAGCGGCTCGCCCACGAGCAGCGAGAGCGAGACGACGCCGACCGAGGTCGAGAGCGTCGAGAACGTCGTCGCCGGGAGCACCGCCGGCTTCACCGCGTCGGGCGAGTTCGGCGAGAAGCCGACGCTCGAGTTCACCGAGACCGATCCTCCGGAGGGCCTCCAGGCCGAGACCGTCACGGAGGGCGACGGCGAGGAGGTCGCCGCGGGCGACTACGTCGTCGCGCACTACCTCGGTCAGATCTGGGGGACCGAGACGGTCTTCGACAACTCCTACGACCGCGGCGCTCCCACCGGTTTCTCGCTCAATCAGGTGATCCAGGGCTGGTCCACCGGCCTGGTCGGCCAGAAGGTCGGCTCGCGCGTGCTCCTGACGATCCCGAGCTTCCTGGGCTACGCCGAGGGGCAGGGCGACATCAAGCCCGGTGACACGATCGTGTTCGTCGTCGACATCGCGGGCATCATCCCCGCCGACGGCACGGGCCAGGCCGATGCCGCCCCGACCGACGCCGAGGTGCCGGTGACCATCACGGGCGACCTCGGGTCCGCGGTGACGGGCGTGACCCTCACCGAGGGGGCCGGCGAGCCGACCGAGGCCACCACGACCGTGATCGCCACGGGGACCGGGCCCGAGATCGCCGAGGGCGACACCGCCGGCCTGCAGTACTACGTCACCAGCTGGGACGGCGCGCAGGTGCAGTCCACCTGGCCGCCGGAGGGCGTCGGCGCCCAGACGGCCACCATCGGCCAGGGCACCCCGTTCGACCAGCTCGTGGGCGTTCCCGTCGGCTCCCGCGTGCTGCTGCAGGTGCCGGCCGACGCGGCGTCGGGCAGCCCCGCCGTCGCCGTCGTGGTCGACGTCGTGGCCACCGTCCCGGCCTGA
- a CDS encoding HesB/IscA family protein has product MTETVTAQTTQPTVEQDPTHEVGLTDVAAAKVRALLDQEGRDDLRLRVAVQPGGCSGLIYQLYFDERMLDGDAVRDFDGVEVIVDKMSVPYLAGATIDFADTIAKQGFTIDNPNAGGSCACGDSFH; this is encoded by the coding sequence ATGACCGAGACCGTCACCGCCCAGACCACCCAGCCGACCGTGGAGCAGGACCCCACCCACGAGGTGGGCCTGACGGACGTCGCGGCCGCCAAGGTGCGCGCGCTGCTGGACCAGGAGGGCCGCGACGACCTGCGTCTGCGCGTCGCCGTCCAGCCCGGCGGCTGCTCCGGCCTGATCTACCAGCTCTACTTCGACGAGCGCATGCTCGACGGCGACGCGGTGCGTGACTTCGACGGCGTCGAGGTCATCGTCGACAAGATGAGCGTCCCGTACCTCGCCGGCGCCACGATCGACTTCGCCGACACCATCGCGAAGCAGGGCTTCACGATCGACAACCCCAACGCGGGCGGGTCGTGCGCCTGCGGCGACTCCTTCCACTGA
- a CDS encoding glycerate kinase, with the protein MRIVLTAGDLGGLPGREVADALAAGWREANPDAEVVARGASDGAGGLLDAVEAALGGSRVVTTAWRGDLEPPTPVPVVVLHRGGTVYVQARDVLGDGATATLASATRGTSHGLGQLVAGAIDGGARRVVVGTGTPATLDAGVGMLRALAGHEPQPGDHGLERSVLEDLVASARTRCDGVELVLVADELVPARGLRGAAARLIPVLGPAESQLLDTALAPVAAVLGESVPRRRDLLGSPGAPTPAGGAVGSGCGGGLGLAVAALGGRVVAGPAFVAAETDLVGLTAGRDLVVVLTERIDPVEADRGVLAAVAGAAAAHGVAVLALGRSVRLDRRAAATAGVSATAELTGAGVADGPVTADELRSAIGRHALAWRW; encoded by the coding sequence GTGCGCATCGTCCTGACCGCCGGCGACCTGGGCGGGCTGCCGGGTCGGGAGGTGGCCGACGCGCTCGCCGCGGGCTGGCGCGAGGCCAACCCCGACGCCGAGGTGGTCGCGCGCGGTGCGTCGGACGGGGCCGGCGGCCTGCTGGACGCCGTCGAGGCCGCCCTCGGCGGGTCCCGCGTCGTCACGACGGCGTGGCGCGGCGACCTCGAGCCGCCGACCCCGGTCCCCGTCGTCGTGCTGCACCGCGGCGGGACCGTCTACGTGCAGGCGCGCGACGTCCTCGGCGACGGCGCGACGGCGACGCTCGCGTCGGCCACCCGCGGCACCTCCCACGGGCTGGGGCAGCTGGTCGCGGGGGCGATCGACGGCGGCGCGCGCCGCGTCGTCGTCGGCACCGGCACGCCCGCCACGCTCGACGCGGGCGTCGGGATGCTCCGGGCGCTGGCCGGCCACGAGCCGCAGCCCGGCGACCACGGCCTCGAGCGGTCGGTGCTGGAGGACCTGGTGGCGTCGGCCCGTACCCGGTGCGACGGGGTCGAGCTGGTGCTGGTCGCCGACGAGCTGGTGCCGGCGCGCGGCCTGCGCGGCGCCGCGGCCCGCCTCATCCCGGTCCTCGGGCCCGCCGAGAGCCAGCTCCTGGACACCGCGCTCGCGCCGGTCGCGGCCGTGCTGGGGGAGTCCGTCCCCCGCCGTCGCGACCTGCTCGGGTCGCCGGGCGCCCCGACGCCCGCCGGCGGGGCGGTCGGGTCGGGCTGCGGCGGCGGCCTCGGCCTCGCCGTCGCCGCGCTCGGGGGACGGGTGGTGGCGGGACCGGCCTTCGTCGCCGCCGAGACGGATCTCGTCGGCCTGACGGCGGGGCGGGACCTCGTCGTCGTCCTCACGGAGCGGATCGATCCGGTGGAGGCCGACCGCGGGGTGCTGGCCGCCGTGGCGGGGGCGGCCGCCGCGCACGGCGTGGCGGTGCTCGCGCTCGGCCGGAGCGTCCGGCTGGACCGGCGGGCCGCGGCGACGGCGGGCGTGAGCGCGACGGCGGAGCTCACCGGCGCGGGGGTGGCCGACGGTCCGGTGACCGCCGACGAGCTGCGGTCCGCGATCGGCCGGCACGCCCTGGCCTGGCGCTGGTGA
- a CDS encoding dipeptidase, whose translation MPETAASRPLPLSTDLVASLTTRTEAAFPRVVDDLVDLVRIPSVSAPAFDQAYVRASADAVAALLGELGLAVEILSVPGGAPAVVAHHDAGDEAPHVVLYAHHDVQPPGEGWTSPPFEPRRDGERLYGRGAADDKAGVMAHVGALRVLREEYGDDLPVSVTVFVEGEEEIGSPTFGAFLAAHGHRVAGDVIVVADSANWKVGTPALTTSLRGLVDLTVRLDVLDHAVHSGMFGGPVLDALTLTARLVATLHDDDGSVAVAGLVHGSAAELDYPEEMYREEAGVLDGVVLAGRGTIQDRLWAQPAIALIGLDAPSVEHASNTIRHTATAKISMRLAPGQDPLAAQEALVAHLEANAPFGAHLTITPGERGSAFLAPSDSPAMTLARSAFAAAWGTEPVDVGMGGSIPFIADLLELAPQAEILITGVEDPDSRAHSTDESVDLHELQRAVLAEVLLLASLRP comes from the coding sequence GTGCCCGAGACAGCCGCTTCCCGCCCCCTGCCCCTGTCCACCGACCTCGTCGCGTCGCTGACGACGCGCACCGAGGCCGCCTTCCCCCGGGTGGTGGACGACCTCGTGGACCTGGTGCGGATCCCGTCCGTGTCGGCCCCGGCCTTCGACCAGGCGTACGTCCGCGCGAGCGCCGACGCCGTGGCCGCCCTGCTGGGCGAGCTGGGCCTGGCGGTCGAGATCCTCTCCGTCCCCGGCGGCGCCCCCGCCGTCGTCGCTCACCACGACGCGGGCGACGAGGCCCCGCACGTCGTGCTCTACGCCCACCACGACGTCCAGCCGCCCGGCGAGGGCTGGACGAGCCCGCCCTTCGAGCCGCGTCGCGACGGCGAGCGGCTGTACGGCCGCGGCGCGGCCGACGACAAGGCCGGCGTGATGGCCCACGTGGGCGCCCTGCGGGTGCTGCGCGAGGAGTACGGCGACGACCTCCCCGTGAGCGTCACCGTCTTCGTCGAGGGTGAGGAGGAGATCGGGTCGCCGACCTTCGGCGCGTTCCTCGCGGCGCACGGCCACCGCGTGGCCGGCGACGTGATCGTCGTCGCGGACTCGGCCAACTGGAAGGTCGGCACCCCGGCCCTGACGACGTCGCTGCGCGGACTCGTGGACCTCACGGTCCGTCTCGACGTGCTCGACCACGCCGTGCACTCGGGGATGTTCGGCGGCCCCGTGCTCGACGCGCTCACGCTGACGGCGCGCCTGGTCGCGACGCTGCACGACGACGACGGGAGCGTCGCCGTCGCGGGCCTCGTCCACGGCAGCGCCGCCGAGCTCGACTACCCCGAGGAGATGTACCGCGAGGAGGCCGGGGTGCTCGACGGCGTCGTGCTCGCCGGCCGCGGCACCATCCAGGACCGGCTCTGGGCCCAGCCCGCGATCGCGCTGATCGGCCTGGACGCCCCGTCCGTCGAGCACGCCTCGAACACGATCCGGCACACGGCGACGGCGAAGATCAGCATGCGGCTGGCCCCGGGGCAGGACCCGCTGGCCGCCCAGGAGGCGCTGGTCGCACACCTCGAGGCGAACGCCCCGTTCGGCGCCCACCTGACGATCACACCGGGGGAGCGCGGGAGCGCGTTCCTCGCGCCGTCGGACAGCCCCGCCATGACGCTCGCCCGCAGCGCGTTCGCCGCGGCGTGGGGCACCGAGCCCGTCGACGTCGGGATGGGCGGCTCGATCCCGTTCATCGCGGACCTGCTCGAGCTCGCGCCGCAGGCCGAGATCCTCATCACCGGGGTCGAGGACCCCGATTCGCGCGCCCACAGCACGGACGAGTCGGTCGACCTGCACGAGCTGCAGCGCGCCGTGCTCGCCGAGGTGCTGCTCCTCGCGTCGCTGCGTCCCTGA
- a CDS encoding DUF3043 domain-containing protein, producing MFGRKKDSTTSPDSTIKAEDVGSLDAAMNAAAGKGRPTPTRRESEAKNRRPLVHNDPKVARAEQRRRNAESRAQMNQAMVTGDDRYLPAQHKGVQRRFIRDYVDARWSLGEFFLPVAFVFVIGTFVVGNRPEFALPLILALYGLVAIAVLDSVLMARRVRKRLRQTFGEDKVQRGSIMYAVLRSFQMRPTRMPKPQVKRGEYPTA from the coding sequence GTGTTCGGACGCAAGAAGGACTCCACGACCTCCCCCGACTCCACCATCAAGGCGGAGGACGTCGGCAGCCTCGACGCCGCCATGAATGCGGCGGCGGGCAAGGGACGACCCACGCCGACCCGCCGCGAGTCCGAGGCGAAGAATCGCCGGCCCCTCGTGCACAACGACCCCAAGGTCGCCCGCGCCGAGCAGCGCCGTCGCAACGCCGAGTCCCGCGCCCAGATGAACCAGGCGATGGTCACCGGCGACGACCGGTACCTGCCCGCGCAGCACAAGGGCGTCCAGCGCCGGTTCATCCGCGACTACGTCGACGCCCGCTGGTCGCTGGGCGAGTTCTTCCTCCCCGTCGCCTTCGTGTTCGTGATCGGCACGTTCGTCGTCGGCAATCGCCCCGAGTTCGCGCTGCCGCTGATCCTCGCGCTGTACGGCCTCGTGGCGATCGCGGTGCTCGACTCCGTGCTCATGGCGCGACGCGTCCGCAAGCGCCTGCGCCAGACGTTCGGCGAGGACAAGGTCCAGCGCGGCAGCATCATGTACGCCGTCCTGCGCTCGTTCCAGATGCGCCCGACGCGGATGCCGAAGCCCCAGGTCAAGCGCGGCGAGTACCCGACCGCCTGA
- a CDS encoding quinone-dependent dihydroorotate dehydrogenase, whose translation MPSAHPLYDLIFRTAFTRLDPEDAHHTAASAIALVGRVPVLRSAVAATFGRLPRAGVRGSGSAGELVMFGRHLTGPLGAAAGFDKDARMVLGLLALGFSHVEIGTVTAHPQPGNDRPRLFREVDRRALVNRMGFNNGGSAAVAARLARLRRTRAGAAAVIGVNIGKTKVTPPEHAAQDYALSARALAPSADYLVVNVSSPNTPGLRDLQAVATLRPILSEVQRAADGAARRRVPVLVKIAPDLSDDDVRDVVALVRELDLAGVVATNTTIDHDHGAGGLSGEPLHARALEVVALVRTELGPDRVLIGVGGISDAGSAEAMLAAGADLVQAYSAFVYSGPAWPGKVNRALARRR comes from the coding sequence GTGCCCTCAGCCCACCCCCTGTACGACCTGATCTTCCGCACCGCGTTCACCCGGCTGGACCCCGAGGACGCCCACCACACCGCCGCGTCGGCGATCGCGCTGGTCGGCCGGGTGCCGGTGCTGCGGTCGGCCGTCGCCGCCACCTTCGGCCGGCTGCCCCGCGCGGGCGTGCGTGGGTCCGGCAGCGCCGGCGAGCTCGTGATGTTCGGCCGCCACCTCACCGGTCCGCTCGGCGCCGCCGCGGGCTTCGACAAGGACGCGCGCATGGTGCTCGGCCTGCTCGCGCTCGGGTTCTCCCACGTCGAGATCGGCACGGTCACCGCGCACCCGCAGCCCGGCAACGACCGGCCCCGGCTCTTCCGCGAGGTGGACAGGCGCGCGCTCGTCAACCGCATGGGGTTCAACAACGGCGGCAGTGCCGCCGTCGCCGCACGCCTCGCCCGGCTGCGTCGCACCCGGGCCGGGGCGGCCGCCGTCATCGGCGTCAACATCGGCAAGACGAAGGTGACGCCGCCCGAGCACGCCGCGCAGGACTACGCGCTGAGCGCGCGTGCCCTGGCGCCGTCGGCGGACTACCTCGTCGTCAACGTCTCGAGCCCGAACACCCCGGGACTGCGGGACCTGCAGGCCGTCGCCACGCTCCGGCCGATCCTGTCCGAGGTGCAGCGGGCCGCCGACGGCGCCGCACGGCGCCGCGTCCCCGTGCTCGTGAAGATCGCGCCGGACCTGTCCGACGACGACGTGCGCGACGTCGTCGCGCTCGTGCGCGAGCTCGACCTCGCCGGGGTCGTCGCGACCAACACGACCATCGACCACGACCACGGGGCCGGAGGGCTGTCGGGGGAGCCGCTGCACGCCAGGGCGCTCGAGGTGGTCGCGCTGGTGCGCACCGAGCTCGGTCCCGACCGCGTGCTCATCGGCGTCGGCGGGATCTCCGACGCCGGCAGCGCCGAGGCGATGCTCGCGGCCGGCGCCGATCTCGTCCAGGCCTACAGCGCCTTCGTCTACAGCGGGCCGGCCTGGCCGGGCAAGGTCAACCGCGCGCTCGCGCGGCGTCGCTGA
- a CDS encoding leucyl aminopeptidase: MPSSPMLTTRTLESIDASALVIFLGGGGGEPGTARVLADASESLADELLDAVAALRLTGKAEEITVIPASPLLRASVVVLAGVGGDEAHEPTAEAVRRAAGAAARAATGHRTLAVVPPADTATMVSASYEGALLGSYGFTRYRGTPADIEIRVVTAKARSKDVRIGVERAQVVARAVSATRDLVNTAPADLTPAVFADTARTAASAAKVKVAVLDLKALRAGGYGGLVGVGQGSVNEPRLVTLTYSPARAKAHVALVGKGITFDSGGLSLKPPAGMAAMKSDMAGAAAVLHTVLAAAELGLPVKVTGFLALAENMPSGAAQRPSDVLTMRGGTTVEVLNTDAEGRLVMADALVDAVALEPDAVIDIATLTGAQLVALGTRVAGVMGDDGVRDAVVAAAGEAGEGAWPMPLPEELRAGLDSPVADIANIGDKFGGMLSAGVFLKEFVGSTPWAHVDIAGPSFNESKPWGYTPKGGTGAGVRTLLAYLENVSATGATR; this comes from the coding sequence ATGCCGTCCTCACCCATGCTCACCACCCGCACCCTCGAGTCCATCGACGCCAGCGCCCTCGTCATCTTCCTCGGCGGCGGTGGCGGCGAACCCGGGACGGCCCGCGTCCTCGCCGACGCCTCGGAGTCCCTCGCCGACGAGCTGCTCGACGCGGTCGCCGCGCTCCGCCTGACCGGCAAGGCCGAGGAGATCACCGTCATCCCGGCCTCGCCGCTGCTGCGCGCGTCCGTCGTCGTCCTCGCCGGTGTCGGGGGCGACGAGGCCCACGAGCCGACCGCCGAGGCCGTCCGCCGCGCCGCCGGCGCCGCCGCGCGCGCCGCGACCGGCCACCGGACCCTCGCCGTCGTGCCGCCGGCCGACACCGCCACGATGGTGTCGGCCTCCTACGAGGGCGCGCTGCTCGGCAGCTACGGGTTCACGCGCTACCGAGGCACGCCCGCGGACATCGAGATCCGCGTCGTCACCGCCAAGGCCCGCAGCAAGGACGTCCGCATCGGGGTGGAGCGCGCCCAGGTCGTCGCCCGCGCCGTCAGCGCGACGCGCGACCTCGTCAACACCGCGCCCGCCGACCTGACGCCGGCCGTCTTCGCGGACACCGCCAGGACCGCGGCGTCCGCCGCCAAGGTCAAGGTCGCCGTCCTCGACCTCAAGGCGCTGCGCGCCGGGGGCTACGGCGGCCTCGTCGGCGTCGGACAGGGGTCGGTCAACGAGCCCCGCCTCGTCACGCTCACCTACTCCCCCGCCCGCGCCAAGGCGCACGTCGCGCTCGTCGGCAAGGGCATCACGTTCGACTCGGGCGGCCTCTCGCTCAAGCCGCCGGCCGGCATGGCAGCGATGAAGAGCGACATGGCCGGCGCCGCGGCCGTGCTCCACACCGTGCTCGCCGCGGCCGAGCTCGGCCTGCCGGTCAAGGTCACCGGCTTCCTCGCCCTGGCCGAGAACATGCCGTCGGGCGCCGCCCAGCGCCCCAGCGACGTCCTGACCATGCGCGGCGGCACGACCGTCGAGGTGCTCAACACCGACGCCGAGGGTCGACTCGTGATGGCGGACGCGCTGGTGGACGCCGTCGCGCTCGAGCCCGACGCCGTCATCGACATCGCCACCCTCACCGGCGCCCAGCTCGTCGCGCTGGGCACCAGGGTCGCGGGCGTCATGGGCGACGACGGGGTGCGCGACGCCGTCGTGGCCGCCGCCGGCGAGGCGGGCGAGGGCGCGTGGCCGATGCCGCTGCCCGAGGAGCTGCGGGCCGGGCTCGACTCCCCCGTCGCGGACATCGCCAACATCGGCGACAAGTTCGGCGGCATGCTCTCGGCCGGTGTCTTCCTCAAGGAGTTCGTCGGCTCGACCCCCTGGGCCCACGTCGACATCGCCGGCCCCTCGTTCAACGAGAGCAAGCCGTGGGGCTACACGCCCAAGGGCGGTACGGGCGCTGGTGTGCGCACGCTCCTGGCCTACCTGGAGAACGTCTCCGCGACGGGCGCGACCCGCTAG
- the lpdA gene encoding dihydrolipoyl dehydrogenase has translation MPEVDLVRDVVVLGGGSGGYATALRASQLGLTVALVEADRVGGTCLHRGCVPTKAMLHSGEVADAVRHAASVGVLAQLDGVDLPAVTAYRDGVVGRLHRGLTGLLRSRAVDVVAGHGRVAEVTSSAVVVEVDGRRITGRHLVLATGSRPRWPSWVRPGPRVIDSDGALALTAVPARLAVIGGGVIGVEMASLWRSLGAEVLLVEAADRLVPAEEPTVSAALAKALRVRGITVVTGGVVGGVTESADDVVVEVGGEAHTVDVVIVAVGREPVSDGLGLEDAGVRTERGYVEVDERLLTSVPRVWAVGDLVAGYALAHRAFGHGIAVAERIAGTDPVAVPEHHLPRVTYSDPEIASVGLTTAAAQELHGAENVTTATYPLGGNARSQILGTTGFVHLVRLVDGPVLGVHAIGSRMGEQIGEAQLLVGWEAHPEDVVGLIHAHPTQNEALGEAALALAGKPLHAHS, from the coding sequence GTGCCAGAGGTGGACCTCGTCCGCGACGTCGTCGTGCTCGGCGGCGGCAGCGGCGGGTACGCGACCGCCCTGCGCGCCTCCCAGCTCGGTCTGACGGTCGCGCTCGTCGAGGCCGACCGGGTCGGCGGCACGTGCCTGCACCGCGGCTGCGTCCCCACCAAGGCGATGCTGCACTCCGGCGAGGTCGCCGACGCCGTCAGGCACGCGGCCTCCGTCGGGGTGCTGGCGCAGCTCGACGGCGTCGACCTCCCCGCCGTCACCGCCTACCGCGACGGCGTGGTCGGCCGCCTGCACCGCGGGCTGACCGGCCTCCTGCGCTCGCGCGCCGTCGACGTCGTGGCCGGCCACGGCCGCGTCGCGGAGGTGACCTCCTCCGCCGTCGTGGTCGAGGTGGACGGCCGTCGCATCACCGGCCGCCACCTCGTGCTCGCCACCGGCTCCCGGCCGCGCTGGCCCTCCTGGGTCCGGCCCGGACCGCGCGTCATCGACAGCGACGGCGCCCTGGCCCTCACCGCCGTCCCGGCCCGCCTCGCCGTGATCGGCGGCGGCGTGATCGGCGTCGAGATGGCCAGCCTGTGGCGCTCGCTGGGCGCCGAGGTGCTGCTCGTGGAGGCGGCCGACCGGCTCGTCCCCGCCGAGGAGCCGACGGTCTCGGCCGCGCTGGCCAAGGCGCTGCGGGTCCGCGGCATCACCGTCGTCACCGGCGGCGTCGTCGGCGGGGTGACGGAGTCGGCCGACGACGTCGTGGTGGAGGTCGGCGGCGAGGCGCACACGGTCGACGTCGTGATCGTCGCCGTCGGACGCGAGCCCGTCTCGGACGGCCTCGGCCTCGAGGACGCCGGTGTGCGCACCGAACGCGGGTACGTCGAGGTCGACGAGCGCCTCCTCACCAGCGTGCCCCGGGTCTGGGCGGTCGGCGACCTCGTCGCCGGGTACGCCCTCGCCCACCGGGCGTTCGGCCACGGCATCGCCGTCGCCGAGCGGATCGCGGGGACCGATCCCGTCGCCGTGCCGGAGCACCACCTGCCGCGCGTCACCTACAGCGATCCCGAGATCGCGTCCGTGGGACTGACGACGGCGGCCGCGCAGGAGCTCCACGGCGCGGAGAACGTCACCACCGCCACCTACCCGCTCGGCGGCAACGCCCGCAGCCAGATCCTCGGGACGACCGGCTTCGTGCACCTCGTGCGCCTGGTCGACGGCCCCGTGCTCGGCGTCCACGCGATCGGCTCCCGCATGGGTGAGCAGATCGGCGAGGCGCAGCTGCTCGTGGGCTGGGAGGCCCACCCCGAGGACGTCGTCGGCCTGATCCACGCCCACCCCACCCAGAACGAGGCACTCGGAGAGGCCGCCCTGGCGCTCGCCGGGAAGCCGCTGCATGCTCACAGCTGA